A stretch of Fusarium poae strain DAOMC 252244 chromosome 2, whole genome shotgun sequence DNA encodes these proteins:
- a CDS encoding hypothetical protein (TransMembrane:12 (i47-65o85-103i115-134o140-162i174-196o208-230i284-304o316-337i344-365o371-391i403-424o436-457i)), whose product MANEHDVDMLKEDSQQIERVVDSKANAEITQDAKFEKRVLRKIDSRLLPILGCLYTIALVDRSNVAVARISGMDEDLGLAQGNRVSIVLMVFFIGYIIFEIPSNAFIHKLGAANWLAFLAVAWGLVSLGIGFLHNWIGLAVLRSLLGVFEAGFFPGCVYLVSSWYKRYEVQKRMAGFFLTASALSAFANILAYGLIQISEHHHYKGWRWIFIIEGTITVVAGIGSWFIIVDFPDSDRNTFLTVEERTFVKARLAEDRGPEEHEKVTMKILATTAADWKPWAYSLMYMAGAVGVYAFLFFLPIILRGGLGYSLELSFILSTPPALFAVVEAMTISWLADKLQMRGPFVIFQGLVGIIGLCMTGFLGSPTPRYIGTFLGVAGANGLVVTTLAWQANNIVGDARRAVSTGILISVSGIGGIYSSMVFRQQDAPNYLPGIIAVMAINVAAVLVAALTMLVLRHNNQKADEGKYRCEGREGFRYTI is encoded by the exons ATGGCCAATGAGCATGACGTCGACATGTTGAAGGAAGACAGCCAGCAGATAGAACGAGTAGTAGACTCCAAAGCCAACGCCGAGATCACACAAGATGCCAAGTTCGAGAAGAGAGTCCTTCGAAAGATCGATTCTCGACTCTTGCCAATCTTGGGATGCCTTTACACCATCGCTCTTGTTGATCGATCCAACGTTGCAGTCGCCCGCATCTCAGGAATGGACGAGGACCTCGGTCTTGCACAAGGCAATCGTGTTTCTATCGTCCTGATGGTCTTCTTTATCGGTTATATTATCTTTGAAATTCCCAGCAATGCTTTCATTCATAAACTTGGTGCTGCAAATTGGCTGGCATTTCTTGCTGTAGCTTGGGGATTGGTGTCTCTGGGTATCGGATTTCTACACAATTGGATCGGTCTCGCTGTTCTCAGGTCGCTACTTGGAGTATTTGAGGCTGGATTCTTCCCAG GCTGCGTTTACCTTGTCTCTTCCTGGTACAAACGATATGAAGTGCAGAAACGCATGGCCGGTTTCTTCCTCACAGCCTCTGCACTATCAGCATTTGCAAACATCCTTGCCTATGGGCTGATTCAGATCTCCGAGCATCATCATTATAAAGG ATGGCGCTGGATTTTCATCATTGAAGGTACCATCACAGTCGTCGCTGGTATCGGCTCGTGGttcatcatcgtcgactTTCCTGACTCGGACAGAAACACATTTCTCACTGTTGAGGAACGCACATTCGTCAAGGCCCGGTTGGCCGAGGACCGTGGCCCCGAAGAACACGAGAAGGTAACAATGAAGATTCTGGCAACAACTGCGGCTGATTGGAAGCCATGGGCCTACTCTCTTATGTACATGGCTGGTGCTGTCGGAGTATACGCTTTTCTGTTTTTCCTCCCCATCATCCTCCGAGGCGGCCTTGGGTATTCTCTCGAGCTGTCATTTATCCTTAGTACGCCTCCGGCCCTGTTTGCTGTCGTGGAGGCCATGACTATCTCATGGCTCGCCGACAAGTTACAAATGCGCGGGCCCTTTGTTATCTTCCAAGGTCTTGTTGGTATCATTGGACTTTGCATGACTGGGTTTCTCGGCTCTCCCACACCCAGATATATCGGTACCTTCCTTGGAGTTGCCGGTGCTAATGGTCTCGTGGTGACAACGTTGGCCTGGCAGGCTAACAATATTGTCGGTGATGCACGACGTGCAGTATCTACTGGCATTCTGATCAGCGTCAGTGGCATCGGTGGCATATACTCGAGCATGGTGTTTC GTCAACAAGACGCACCCAACTACCTGCCGGGCATTATCGCCGTCATGGCCATTAACGTTGCTGCCGTTCTAGTTGCCGCTTTGACTATGCTTGTCCTCCGCCACAATAATCAGAAGGCTGATGAAGGCAAGTACAGGTGCGAAGGACGGGAAGGGTTTAGATATACTATATGA
- a CDS encoding hypothetical protein (SECRETED:SignalP(1-17)): MLGPLVFTLWLTSSAIAAPDDAGLVAAPVIGKSLSIRALPDSPSGGYAPKVVDCPSTRPKIRLADGLSDQEEAWVRRRRNNTIDPMKDLLSRVNISGFDAEKWIEKNKNNATALPNIAIAASGGGYRALMNGAGFISAADSRNNESGAISGLLQSSTYLAGLSGGGWLVGSIFANNFTTIPELQKGDKGSDIWAFDRSIFKGPEKSGFSVLNTAKYWDDIKDAVDDKAEGWNTTLTDWWGRALSYQLIDASQGGPAYTFSSIADTSNFKDADTPFPILVADGRAPGQRIVSLNATVYEFNPFEFGTWDPTSYGFAPVEYIGSNFTNGTVEKGGECVRGFDQFGFVMGTSSSLFNQFLLNNITKIGEENDIPSLVVKALKGVLVALDTNDEDIADYSPNPFYKWNPTGKSYNAKDHQLTLVDGGEDLQNIPLHPLIQPVRGVDIIFAIDSSADTENNWPNGTALRATYDRVDSSLGNGTQFPSIPSAETFINEKLNQRPTLFGCDADNFTLSDGQLPPPLVFYIPNAPYTFLSNVSTFDLSYSIPERDSIILNALNGATQGNGTIDEEWPTCVVCAIMSRSWWKANETVPKECSTCFDRYCWDGKSNNTAVKTYEPGFIIANETAAAEDNAAVAGFTPSWYMSVFVGVALFLAI; encoded by the coding sequence ATGCTTGGCCCTCTTGTCTTTACACTATGGCTTACCAGCTCGGCCATTGCTGCCCCGGATGACGCGGGTTTGGTCGCAGCACCAGTAATTGGCAAATCCCTCAGCATCCGGGCACTTCCAGACTCCCCAAGCGGTGGCTATGCACCAAAAGTCGTTGACTGTCCCTCGACGCGCCCTAAAATCCGACTTGCCGATGGACTTTCAGATCAGGAAGAAGCCTGGGTTCGTCGCCGAAGAAACAACACAATAGATCCAATGAAGGATTTGTTATCCCGAGTCAACATCTCAGGCTTTGACGCCGAAAAGTGGATCGAGAAAAACAAAAATAATGCGACTGCGCTACCCAACATCGCCATCGCAGCTTCTGGTGGTGGATACCGAGCCCTCATGAACGGAGCAGGCTTCATTTCTGCTGCTGACTCACGCAATAACGAATCCGGTGCTATAAGTGGTCTTCTACAATCTTCTACTTATTTGGCTGGTCTATCAGGAGGTGGTTGGCTTGTGGGATCCATCTTTGCCAACAACTTCACCACGATTCCTGAACTACAAAAAGGTGACAAGGGCTCAGATATCTGGGCTTTTGACCGTTCAATCTTCAAGGGACCAGAAAAGTCAGGTTTCAGCGTTTTAAACACAGCTAAATACTGGGATGACATAAAagatgccgttgacgataaggCGGAAGGGTGGAATACTACACTCACTGACTGGTGGGGTCGTGCTCTGTCTTACCAGCTAATCGATGCCTCTCAAGGTGGTCCTGCCTATACTTTCTCCTCCATCGCCGATACCTCCAACTTCAAAGACGCAGATACTCCATTCCCCATCCTCGTTGCCGATGGCCGTGCCCCTGGTCAACGTATTGTTTCCCTAAACGCAACTGTATACGAGTTCAACCCCTTCGAGTTCGGAACATGGGATCCCACTAGTTATGGATTTGCTCCTGTCGAGTACATTGGCTCTAACTTTACCAACGGAACTGTCGAAAAGGGCGGCGAATGTGTCCGTGGCTTTGATCAGTTTGGATTCGTTATGGGCACATCCTCTTCGTTGTTTAACCAGTTTCTGCTCAACAATATCACCAAGATCGGAGAAGAAAATGACATTCCTTCCCTTGTCGTAAAGGCACTCAAGGGAGTTTTGGTAGCTTTGGATACCAACGATGAGGACATCGCAGATTACTCTCCCAATCCATTCTACAAGTGGAACCCAACAGGCAAAAGCTACAATGCCAAGGACCATCAATTGACCCTTGTCGACGGAGGAGAGGATCTGCAGAATATCCCACTCCATCCTTTGATCCAGCCTGTTCGTGGTGTCGACATTATCTTTGCCATCGATTCCTCCGCAGACACGGAAAATAATTGGCCTAATGGCACTGCTCTTCGTGCGACATATGATCGTGTCGACTCCAGCTTAGGAAACGGAACTCAGTTTCCTTCAATCCCATCAGCTGAAACTTTCATCAACGAGAAGTTGAATCAACGCCCAACACTCTTTGGCTGTGATGCAGACAATTTCACACTTTCAGACGGCCAATTACCTCCCCCTCTTGTATTCTACATCCCCAACGCACCGTACACTTTCTTGAGCAATGTCTCTACCTTTGATCTCTCATACAGTATCCCTGAGCGCGACAGTATCATTCTAAATGCCCTGAACGGTGCCACTCAGGGCAATGGTACTATTGATGAGGAATGGCCCACGTGTGTCGTGTGTGCCATCATGAGCCGAAGTTGGTGGAAGGCCAATGAGACTGTTCCCAAGGAATGCAGCACATGTTTCGACAGATACTGCTGGGACGGGAAGTCGAACAACACAGCTGTCAAGACTTATGAACCTGGATTTATCATTGCCAACGAGACTGCGGCTGCCGAAGACAATGCGGCTGTTGCCGGTTTCACGCCGAGTTGGTATATGTCTGTCTTTGTTGGAGTGGCTTTGTTCTTGGCTATCTAG
- a CDS encoding hypothetical protein (TransMembrane:1 (o188-205i)) translates to MAEAGESSKWKRARGPKVRSGCTTCKFCDETKPGCLRCLKDKRTCDGYEEPTRYKPRKKRNQQDAVVRRTAISSRLLVPAGLSPETFGPPIELDLCHHFRTCTVPELISSLNATSIWHTYVLPLSHEFESIRVAIGALGGAHKAFKLQTQTDSLTQSLSQSYEEASVKQYNNAIRIMNKYMESPARNLQVILTCCLIFICIESLYGRYMNVTRHLEAAFSLLNYHHISNHNGGTRLRSDQDNLEKFMENMGPAICGLTSDLFFFMGDSQSSKLVFELQKWLHRQDPIYLQEPGAPFFSVQAAASWRSQMETMQGTDVYNECHMCSSMGYPCGMDASVCAQSQRGLDTASFFRYWSARYSAANLKFDPSKASESDLSRFKVLELEETTWRARFKLNSIKGDLETSDCREILKKAESIMELSKSQTGHIFNFQANLIPPIAYVIISCQDERTQWEGVRLLRSLGRREGVWDSKKVADVYTNMITAKANGLLSWDDIPADVPQLTRLLSSMNLATLPASH, encoded by the exons ATGGCGGAAGCGGGCGAGTCATCCAAGTGGAAGAGAGCGCGTGGTCCCAAGGTCAGATCTGGCTGTACTACTTG CAAGTTC TGTGATGAGACAAAGCCAGGGTGTCTTCGATGTCTAAAGGATAAGCGGACATGTGATGGTTACGAAGAGCCAACACGCTATAAGCCTAGGAAGAAACGAAACCAACAAGACGCTGTAGTCCGTCGAACCGCAATTTCCTCGAGACTTCTCGTCCCGGCAGGACTATCACCTGAAACGTTTGGGCCACCGATAGAGCTGGATCTTTGCCATCATTTCCGGACATGCACTGTTCCAGAGTTGATCAGCTCCTTGAACGCAACGAGCATATGGCACACGTACGTGCTGCCGCTCAGCCATGAATTTGAATCTATTAGAGTAGCGATTGGCGCGCTAGGCGGCGCTCACAAAGCCTTCAAACTCCAGACGCAGACCGACTCGTTGACCCAGTCTCTTTCACAGTCTTACGAGGAGGCATCAGTTAAACAGTACAACAACGCCATTCGGATTATGAATAAGTATATGGAATCACCAGCAAGGAATCTACAGGTGATTTTGACATGTTGTCTGATATTCATCTGCATCGAGAGTTTGTATGGTCGCTACATGAACGTGACTCGGCACCTCGAGGCTGCATTTTCTCTGTTGAATTACCATCACATCTCCAACCATAACGGCGGAACCAGACTGAGAAGCGACCAGGACAATTTAGAGAAATTCATGGAAAATATGGGCCCTGCCATTTGTGGCCTTACTTCcgatctcttcttcttcatgggAGATAGCCAATCGTCAAAGCTTGTTTTCGAATTACAGAAATGGCTTCACCGACAAGATCCAATATATCTACAGGAACCGGGGGCCCCATTCTTCTCTGTACAGGCCGCGGCATCGTGGCGATCACAGATGGAAACGATGCAGGGAACAGACGTGTATAATGAGTGTCACATGTGCTCGAGTATGGGCTATCCCTGTGGCATGGATGCCTCAGTCTGTGCACAGTCTCAGCGAGGATTAGACACGGCATCGTTCTTCCGCTACTGGAGTGCACGTTATAGTGCTGCCAACCTCAAATTTGATCCCTCGAAAGCTTCAGAGTCAGATTTATCCCGTTTCAAGGTACTCGAACTTGAAGAGACAACTTGGCGCGCCAGGTTCAAGTTGAACTCGATCAAGGGCGATCTTGAGACATCAGATTGTAGGGAGATCTTGAAAAAGGCCGAGTCAATCATGGAGCTTTCAAAGAGCCAGACAGGccacatcttcaacttccagGCGAATCTAATACCACCCATAGCCTACGTAATTATATCGTGTCAGGATGAGAGAACACAGTGGGAAGGAGTGCGGCTCTTACGCTCTCTTGGCAGAAGAGAGGGTGTATGGGACAGTAAAAAGGTGGCCGACGTATACACGAATATGATAACCGCAAAAGCGAATGGATTGCTGTCCTGGGATGATATCCCTGCTGATGTACCTCAACTGACCAGACTGCTGAGCTCGATGAACCTGGCAACGTTACCAGCAAGTCACTAG
- a CDS encoding hypothetical protein (TransMembrane:12 (i21-42o77-96i103-122o128-151i163-185o197-217i290-308o328-347i359-376o396-417i429-450o462-483i)), which translates to MVKNIFARPKDDSANPAPPEVYNWRIYALAASAALGSSMFGYDSAFIGGTLSLPSFQDRFNLASETGTALASLKANIVSTFQGGCFFGVLLCYYLTEKLGRRWVLIMCGIIFNLGAIVQLCADGKLSFIYAGRVLTGLAVGASSMIIPVYISESGPPAIRGRLIGIFEIFLQFSQIIGFWVNYGVNLHISPTSDAQWHIPFGLQLAPGTLLVICMFFQPESPRWLLNAGRTDQARKVLQRLRQLPADHAYLNWEINTVLNQIEEEKAMGADRSFLAKLREVVGPTNRPRLLLGIALMFIQNMSGINALNYYSPSIFKSIGFTGTSVGLLATGIFGIVKASATGLYMIWGVDALGRRQSLMIGSSGAAISLFYLGIYSKLSGSFDAGMAPTEKTPGAYVAIVMIYVFAIFYAISWNGIPWIFCAEIFPMAIRSICLVFTTCAQWLGQFTIVYSTPYMMTDIKYGTFLLFACSVVFGLVFAFFLVPETKGISLEDMDILFSRKGMPRTWRRQTNDVIAERRAAEEVYGKQGESIVHEEKA; encoded by the exons ATGGTCAAGAACATATTCGCCAGGCCCAAAGATGACTCGGCCAATCCAGCACCTCCAGAAGTTTACAACTGGAGAATCTACGCCCTCGCAGCTTCTGCAGCGCTGGGATCTTCCATGTTTGGCTATGATTCAGCTTTCATCGGAGGTACTCTCTCACTTCCCTCCTTCCAAGATCGTTTCAATCTTGCCTCTGAGACCGGTACTGCGTTGGCATCACTAAAGGCAAACATTGTCAGCACTTTCCAAGGCGGTTGCTTCTTTGGTGTCCTACTCTGTTATTACCTGACCGAGAAACTTGGCCGTCGATGGGTTCTTATCATGTGTGGtatcatcttcaaccttgGCGCTATCGTCCAACTCTGTGCTGATGGCAAACTGTCCTTTATCTATGCCGGTCGTGTCCTTACTG GCCTTGCTGTCGGTGCATCGTCCATGATCATTCCTGTCTACATTTCCGAATCCGGTCCACCTGCCATTCGAGGACGTCTTATTGGCATATTCGAAATATTCCTACAGTTCTCGCAGATCATAGGTTTTTGGGTTAATTACGGTGTTAACCTCCACATTTCTCCCACATCCGATGCGCAATGGCATATCCCGTTTGGACTGCAGCTTGCTCCTGGAACGTTGCTTGTTATTTGCATGTTCTTCCAGCCAGAGTCCCCTCGTTGGTTACTAAACGCTGGACGAACCGACCAGGCTCGCAAGGTCCTACAGCGTCTTCGACAACTACCCGCTGACCACGCATACCTCAATTGGGAGATCAACACTGTTCTGAACCAgatagaagaagaaaaggctATGGGGGCTGATAGAAGCTTCCTCGCTAAATTACGTGAGGTGGTGGGACCAACCAACAGACCTCGTCTCCTTCTCGGCATCGCCCTCATGTTCATCCAGAATATGTCCGGTATCAACGCGCTGAACTATTATTCCCCCTCTATTTTCAAGTCTATCGGTTTCACTGGAACAAGCGTTGGGCTCCTCGCGACTGGTATCTTTGGCATTGTGAAGGCGAGCGCCACAGGACTTTACATGATCTGGGGTGTCGACGCTCTTGGCCGTCGCCAGTCATTGATGATTGGATCATCTGGAGCCGCGATTTCACTCTTCTATCTTGGAATCTATTCTAAGCTATCAGGGTCTTTTGATGCTGGAATGGCCCCTACAGAAAAGACCCCTGGCGCTTATGTGGCTATTGTTATGATTTATGTCTTTGCTATCTTTTATGCAATTTCATGGAATGGAATTCCTTGGATCTTTTG TGCTGAAATCTTCCCCATGGCTATTCGTTCTATTTGTCTAGTCTTTACGACTTGTGCCCAGTGGCTTGGTCAATTCACCATCGTGTACTCCACTCCTTACATGATGACTGACATCAAATACGGAACATTTCTTCTATTCGCATGTTCCGTCGTCTTTGGATTGGTCTTTGCTTTCTTCCTCGTTCCAGAGACAAAGGGTATCTCTCTCGAGGACATGGATATACTATTCAGCCGAAAGGGCATGCCCCGTACATGGCGCCGTCAAACAAATGATGTTATTGCGGAACGACGGGCCGCAGAGGAAGTTTATGGCAAGCAGGGTGAGAGTATTGTGCACGAGGAGAAGGCGTAA
- a CDS encoding hypothetical protein (TransMembrane:5 (o32-50i57-75o81-103i115-139o193-217i)), whose protein sequence is MLYIYATSPYWLDLKAMWTNWPNREVSGLMKSYMLAQLAFWLQQIIVVNIEKRRKDYWQMISHHIVTIALVYSSYRYGLTRVGNVVLILMDLNDLIFSVAKCLKYMSLQTLCDIMFGVFVVSWVLCRHVAFVMVCWSVYAHSLVIAGSTCYIGSGNTIGGPEPVPQGEGYFYMLAPLIYDSGRICYDYTIKSLFLSGLLFLEGLMIFWLVMIIKLVVRVLRGGNAEDTRSDDEGEDEEHEIMAPIEVVVDTEKLGSPLRFSSSGRGTSCVFQTTSGLTIGQENKKYLGRIGCEQRISR, encoded by the exons ATGTTG TACATCTACGCTACATCCCCATACTGGCTGGATCTCAAGGCTATGTGGACGAATTGGCCAAATCGTGAGGTCTCAGGCCTTATGAAATCTTATATGCTGGCTCAACTCGCTTTCTGGCTGCAACAGATCATAGTCGTTAATATTGAGAAACGGCGCAAGGATTACTGGCAGATGATCTCTCACCACATTGTCACCATCGCACTGGTGTACAGCTCGTACCGTTATGGCCTCACCCGGGTTGGTaatgtggtgttgatattgATGGATCTCAACGATTTGATATTCTCAGTGGCCAAATGCCTGAAGTACATGAGTCTTCAAACCTTGTGCGATATCATGTTTGGCGTATTTGTTGTCAGCTGGGTGCTTTGTCGGCATGTTGCCTTTGTCATGGTTTGCTGGTCTGTCTATGCACACAGCTTGGTCATTGCAGGGTCAACTTGTTACATAGGCTCAGGAAATACTATCGGCGGCCCCGAACCTGTACCACAAGGTGAAGGGTACTTCTACATGCTTGCGCCACTGATATACGACTCTGGACGAATCTGCTACGACTACACCATCAAGTCGCTCTTCCTTAGCGGCCTATTGTTCCTGGAAGGTTTGATGATTTTCTGGCTTGTTATGATTATTAAGTTGGTCGTCAGAGTTCTCCGTGGTGGCAATGCAGAAGATACGCGCAGCGACGATGAAGGAGAGGACGAGGAACACGAGATCATGGCACCTATAGAAGTTGTGGTTGATACTGAGAAACTTGGTAGTCCATTGCGCTTTTCATCCAGTGGAAGAGGCACATCTTGTGTCTTCCAAACAACAAGTGGGTTGACGATCGGACAGGAAAACAAAAAGTATCTAGGTAGAATCGGCTGCGAGCAGAGGATATCACGCTGA